Proteins encoded together in one Caldicellulosiruptor saccharolyticus DSM 8903 window:
- a CDS encoding ATP-binding protein: MHEIMLKIPSKAEYIMVVRLTLSGIAARCGFDFETIEDLKMAISEVFNLFDIEKISDSISIKFEVDRSFLGINIDMPTNEINENELAEVILKTLIDDVEFEKLQDKYRVRLKKYRQGV, from the coding sequence ATGCACGAAATTATGTTAAAAATTCCATCCAAAGCTGAGTATATTATGGTAGTGAGGCTTACTTTGTCTGGTATTGCAGCTCGCTGCGGATTTGATTTTGAAACAATTGAGGATTTGAAAATGGCAATCTCAGAAGTATTCAATCTATTTGACATTGAAAAGATATCGGATTCAATTTCTATCAAATTTGAGGTTGACAGGAGTTTCTTAGGGATTAATATAGATATGCCAACAAATGAGATAAACGAAAATGAACTGGCAGAAGTAATTCTAAAAACACTTATTGATGATGTAGAGTTTGAAAAATTACAAGACAAGTATAGGGTAAGACTTAAAAAATATCGTCAAGGGGTCTGA
- a CDS encoding SigB/SigF/SigG family RNA polymerase sigma factor, with translation MVDEKKTINLDVAEIDKLFEEYRKTKDINLRNELVNRHLYIAEIVAKKFINRGIEYDDLYQVACMALINAVERFEPNKGYKFTSFATPTIMGEIKRYFRDRASLIRLPRRIYETSAKIKLATEILSAKLKQPPKIEEIAQYIGITPEEVLEVMEASNNYLPQSLDQTMYEDEEMTLGDVLGKSDENLVQIENTETVKKAIDKLSPLEREFVQKRFFEEKTQREIADEMKVSQMYISRLEKKVLKKLKDLIDETKAPI, from the coding sequence ATGGTTGATGAGAAAAAGACTATAAATCTTGATGTTGCTGAAATAGATAAACTCTTCGAAGAGTATCGAAAGACAAAAGATATAAACCTGAGAAATGAGCTTGTCAACAGGCATTTGTATATAGCTGAAATTGTTGCCAAAAAGTTTATAAACAGGGGAATAGAGTATGATGATTTATATCAGGTTGCATGTATGGCGCTAATAAATGCAGTTGAGAGGTTTGAACCCAACAAAGGTTATAAATTTACAAGTTTTGCAACTCCTACAATTATGGGTGAAATTAAGAGATATTTTAGAGACAGAGCATCATTAATCAGGCTTCCGAGAAGGATTTATGAGACATCAGCTAAAATAAAACTTGCCACTGAGATACTTTCAGCAAAGCTAAAGCAGCCACCAAAGATAGAAGAGATAGCTCAGTATATAGGCATTACACCTGAAGAAGTCTTAGAAGTAATGGAAGCATCGAACAACTATCTTCCACAGTCACTTGACCAGACAATGTACGAGGATGAAGAGATGACCTTGGGAGATGTTCTTGGAAAGAGTGATGAAAACCTTGTTCAGATAGAGAACACTGAAACAGTAAAAAAAGCAATAGACAAATTAAGTCCTTTGGAAAGAGAATTTGTTCAAAAGCGCTTTTTTGAGGAAAAGACCCAAAGAGAGATTGCTGACGAGATGAAGGTATCGCAGATGTACATTTCAAGGCTTGAAAAGAAGGTTTTAAAGAAACTAAAAGACTTAATTGATGAGACAAAGGCACCTATTTGA
- a CDS encoding bacteriohemerythrin, translated as MPQIEWLDQYSVGVESIDNQHKELFARINKLLDACSQGEGKKVLPEVLDFLGDYVVFHFSTEEKYMKEYLYPHYAAHKNEHDNFVETYKKFREEIEKEGAGVAAVIKTNRLVVDWLKNHILGTDRKLGAFLKEKMQTK; from the coding sequence ATGCCGCAAATTGAATGGCTTGACCAGTACTCTGTAGGAGTTGAGTCAATAGACAATCAGCACAAGGAGCTATTTGCAAGGATAAATAAGCTCTTAGATGCTTGTTCTCAAGGGGAAGGGAAGAAGGTGTTGCCAGAGGTTTTAGATTTTTTAGGTGATTATGTAGTATTTCATTTTTCCACAGAAGAAAAGTATATGAAAGAGTATTTATACCCCCACTATGCTGCTCACAAAAATGAACATGATAACTTTGTTGAAACATACAAAAAGTTTCGAGAGGAGATAGAGAAAGAAGGAGCAGGAGTTGCAGCAGTTATAAAGACAAACAGACTTGTTGTTGACTGGCTCAAAAATCATATCCTTGGAACAGATAGAAAACTTGGAGCGTTTTTGAAAGAAAAGATGCAAACAAAGTAG
- a CDS encoding IS481-like element ISCsa6 family transposase, giving the protein MNIISYHELRKISPQKARELVRKVFESNNKNVSKTAKILGVSRHTVRRAVYGPLEDKSKKPKSSPKKLSSELENFIVEESKKTGFRYRRLSFYLLRKYGIKISENTIKSILRRNSVARKTKRTKKGERSLYDYETLIPFSEFQLDTKHLLDKESLPKEVYEHMKRYNLPCYEWNIIDVATRTRFTAYSYELSSAFGFMFISLVALWLRTHNVRNIIKIRLDNGAEFCGGSERKLKQWNEMLSFLGVELNPIPPKAKHLMGIIENSHRADDEYFLMIHAERCKTKDEFIQRAQKWQDTWNFFRPHNGKGMNGRTPFEKFIASKSLVSSHIFQFPTLLLEDIMKKVGTFYSLFCNKFGGKYVFTTYRLHNGKDGQNPQAE; this is encoded by the coding sequence ATGAATATTATATCATACCACGAACTAAGAAAAATATCCCCTCAAAAAGCTAGAGAATTAGTTCGAAAAGTCTTTGAATCAAATAACAAAAACGTATCAAAAACTGCTAAAATATTAGGTGTATCAAGACATACCGTAAGAAGAGCTGTCTACGGTCCTCTTGAAGATAAATCAAAAAAACCTAAATCTTCTCCCAAAAAGCTTTCTTCTGAACTCGAAAATTTTATTGTCGAAGAGTCTAAAAAAACTGGTTTTAGATATAGACGTTTGTCTTTTTATCTTCTCAGAAAATATGGTATCAAAATAAGTGAAAACACAATAAAGTCAATTCTTAGAAGAAACTCTGTAGCTCGAAAAACAAAAAGAACAAAAAAAGGTGAAAGAAGTCTATACGATTATGAAACTCTTATCCCATTTTCTGAATTTCAGCTTGATACAAAACATCTTTTAGACAAAGAAAGTCTTCCCAAGGAGGTATATGAACATATGAAAAGATACAATTTGCCTTGCTATGAGTGGAACATAATAGATGTTGCAACAAGAACAAGATTTACAGCCTATTCTTACGAACTTTCATCCGCTTTTGGATTTATGTTCATATCCTTAGTTGCATTATGGTTAAGAACTCATAATGTAAGAAATATAATAAAGATCCGATTAGACAATGGAGCAGAATTTTGTGGAGGAAGCGAAAGAAAGTTAAAGCAGTGGAATGAGATGCTGTCATTTTTGGGTGTAGAACTAAATCCTATTCCACCAAAAGCAAAGCATTTAATGGGTATAATTGAAAATTCACATAGAGCTGATGATGAGTATTTTTTAATGATTCATGCTGAAAGATGTAAAACAAAAGATGAATTTATTCAAAGAGCCCAGAAATGGCAAGATACATGGAACTTTTTCAGACCTCATAATGGTAAAGGAATGAACGGGAGGACACCATTCGAAAAATTCATAGCTTCAAAATCTCTGGTCTCCTCCCATATATTTCAATTTCCTACATTACTTCTTGAGGATATTATGAAAAAAGTAGGCACCTTCTATTCTCTGTTCTGTAATAAATTTGGTGGTAAATATGTCTTCACCACGTACCGTTTGCATAACGGTAAAGATGGTCAAAATCCTCAAGCAGAATAA
- the rlmD gene encoding 23S rRNA (uracil(1939)-C(5))-methyltransferase RlmD, with product MVKKSQEYIVKIDTLNHQAQGIARIDGFVVFVDNVLIDEVVKIKIEEVKKEYAKANLIEILEKSPYRKEPECPYYYLCGGCHLMHAKYQHQLKLKKLLVEDAFRRIGKLSPRINDVIGMENPFRYRNKTALPVGGDYKKPQIGFYRKMTHDIVDIDYCLIQHEFCDDVIKGMKDLIQKHKIEVYDEKKHKGVLRHIVVRNSFAFDEMMIILVCTKVPENLETIKKDILNNFSKIKSLYLNLNPKRTNVILGDEDILIWGSSTIKDRIGNLTFEISPKSFFQVNSMQTEVLYSQVVKYLRNIDAEIVFDVYSGIGTISMFIAPFCKKVYTIEIVEDAVEDAKKSSKNNGISNIEFICGRAEIEIPKLLKNGIIPQAVILDPPRSGCEKELLESLIEHKIPNIIYVSCNPSTLARDSSILFSNGYEILEVQPVDMFPQTFHVECVVLMTNVKNK from the coding sequence GTGGTAAAAAAATCGCAAGAGTATATTGTCAAGATTGACACACTAAATCACCAGGCACAGGGCATTGCAAGAATTGATGGATTTGTAGTGTTTGTTGACAATGTTCTTATTGATGAGGTTGTAAAGATTAAAATCGAAGAGGTCAAAAAAGAGTATGCCAAAGCAAACTTAATTGAAATTTTGGAAAAAAGCCCATATAGAAAAGAGCCAGAATGTCCTTATTACTACTTATGTGGTGGTTGCCATTTAATGCATGCAAAATACCAGCATCAGCTGAAGCTAAAAAAGCTTCTTGTTGAAGATGCTTTTAGGCGAATAGGGAAACTCAGCCCCAGAATAAATGATGTTATTGGAATGGAAAACCCATTTAGATACAGAAACAAGACTGCACTACCGGTTGGAGGGGATTATAAAAAACCCCAGATAGGATTTTATAGAAAGATGACACATGATATTGTTGATATAGATTACTGTCTTATTCAGCATGAATTTTGCGATGATGTGATAAAAGGTATGAAAGATCTAATACAAAAACACAAGATAGAGGTTTATGACGAAAAAAAGCATAAAGGTGTTTTGAGGCACATTGTTGTCAGAAATTCATTTGCATTTGATGAGATGATGATCATTCTTGTTTGTACAAAAGTACCTGAGAATTTAGAGACCATAAAAAAAGACATTTTAAACAATTTTTCAAAAATTAAATCACTTTATTTAAACTTGAATCCTAAAAGGACAAATGTAATACTGGGTGATGAAGATATATTGATTTGGGGTAGTAGCACAATAAAAGACAGGATAGGGAATTTAACATTTGAAATTTCTCCAAAATCATTTTTTCAGGTAAATTCTATGCAAACAGAGGTGCTGTACAGTCAGGTAGTAAAATATCTAAGGAATATTGATGCAGAAATTGTGTTTGATGTATACTCTGGAATAGGTACCATTTCCATGTTCATAGCTCCGTTTTGCAAAAAGGTTTACACTATAGAAATTGTTGAAGATGCAGTTGAAGATGCTAAAAAAAGCAGCAAGAATAATGGTATTTCGAACATTGAATTTATATGTGGCCGTGCAGAGATTGAAATCCCAAAACTGTTGAAAAATGGAATTATACCCCAGGCTGTGATTCTTGACCCACCGCGAAGTGGATGTGAAAAAGAGCTCTTAGAAAGCCTTATAGAGCATAAAATTCCAAACATAATTTATGTATCCTGCAATCCTTCAACACTTGCAAGAGATAGCAGTATTCTTTTTTCAAATGGCTATGAAATTTTAGAAGTCCAGCCTGTTGATATGTTTCCACAGACATTTCACGTCGAGTGCGTGGTATTGATGACAAATGTAAAAAACAAATAA
- a CDS encoding RNA polymerase sigma factor, which translates to MLPIYLAMLDGEEDKNKFELLYVTYRKLMFYVANRILNDERFAEDAVHQTFLKILENFDKVGEISCHKTKSYIVTMVRNTAINLYNQRKRHTTIPLEDVEYCITTEPISVAEDLDHLARAVLKLPVIYKDVLTLKYVQEFSNEEIAKMLDISEATVRKRLERAKRRLEEILEREESADVN; encoded by the coding sequence ATGCTTCCAATATATCTGGCGATGCTTGACGGCGAAGAGGATAAAAATAAATTTGAATTGCTTTATGTTACATACAGGAAGCTTATGTTCTATGTCGCCAACCGCATCCTAAATGATGAACGGTTCGCCGAGGACGCTGTACATCAGACGTTTTTGAAAATTCTTGAGAATTTCGATAAAGTGGGAGAAATTTCCTGTCACAAAACTAAGAGCTACATTGTTACTATGGTTAGAAACACCGCCATCAATTTATATAACCAAAGAAAAAGGCATACAACAATTCCCCTTGAGGATGTGGAATACTGTATAACGACCGAACCAATAAGCGTTGCGGAGGATTTGGATCATCTTGCAAGGGCGGTATTGAAGCTGCCTGTTATATATAAAGATGTGCTGACACTGAAATATGTTCAAGAGTTTTCAAATGAAGAAATAGCAAAGATGCTGGATATATCTGAGGCGACGGTTAGGAAGCGGCTTGAGCGCGCAAAACGCAGGCTTGAGGAAATTCTGGAAAGGGAGGAAAGCGCCGATGTCAATTAG
- a CDS encoding DUF4367 domain-containing protein encodes MSISFTEDMLKEAVIKADIYEIETLSTDDEIEYEFSNEFKRKMKKLIRQSKTKSPVGAMAFLRRRAVAFVAAIIILFASAMSVSAVRAAVFEFITEVYEKFTHIFFNESRSSQDAADGFAIYEPAYIPEGFKLVNKNTDGLVLLEYEKENDFISYSQQCLENVSININTEGVKLEELEFKGLPAKYYSNQGVQNLVWYDDKYMYTVSSTLDRDIVFKIAESVEITGTDLSP; translated from the coding sequence ATGTCAATTAGTTTTACGGAAGACATGCTTAAAGAAGCCGTCATTAAAGCGGACATATATGAGATAGAAACCCTGTCTACAGACGATGAAATAGAGTATGAGTTCTCAAATGAGTTTAAACGAAAGATGAAAAAGCTTATACGCCAAAGCAAAACAAAAAGCCCGGTTGGAGCAATGGCTTTTTTGCGTAGGCGTGCGGTCGCTTTTGTTGCTGCAATCATTATCCTGTTTGCGTCCGCAATGAGCGTATCGGCTGTGCGTGCCGCGGTATTTGAATTCATAACCGAGGTGTACGAAAAATTCACTCATATATTCTTTAATGAAAGCCGGTCATCTCAGGATGCGGCCGATGGATTTGCCATATATGAACCAGCCTATATACCGGAAGGCTTTAAACTGGTCAATAAAAACACCGACGGCCTTGTTCTGCTGGAATATGAAAAGGAAAATGATTTTATATCCTACAGCCAACAGTGCCTTGAAAACGTTTCAATCAACATAAATACAGAAGGTGTAAAACTGGAAGAACTTGAGTTCAAAGGTTTACCGGCCAAGTATTATTCCAATCAGGGCGTTCAAAACCTGGTCTGGTACGATGATAAGTATATGTATACGGTGTCATCAACACTGGATAGAGACATCGTGTTTAAGATTGCGGAAAGCGTTGAAATTACAGGCACGGACTTAAGTCCATAA
- a CDS encoding amidase domain-containing protein, producing the protein MTTDAGDEFTGSYDSGVWSSWKQGSSIKVTLNTDSSVTDWGFKIDRIDYRYFYNTELTSPGTWDCTNFVSQCIWAAYGGYVSGNDTQTRTNISNKVRMVNGTYTTGWFGGTGGGSGPWENVGSLWTFATNSSKTYGPNATGINNNAYQVVE; encoded by the coding sequence GTGACAACTGATGCAGGAGATGAATTCACAGGTTCTTACGATAGTGGTGTTTGGAGTAGTTGGAAACAGGGTTCCAGCATAAAAGTTACACTTAATACAGATTCCTCTGTTACTGATTGGGGGTTTAAAATTGATAGAATTGACTATCGTTACTTTTATAATACTGAACTTACGAGTCCGGGCACTTGGGATTGCACAAATTTTGTAAGTCAATGTATATGGGCCGCATACGGAGGGTATGTTTCAGGAAATGATACTCAAACAAGAACCAATATTTCTAATAAAGTTAGAATGGTTAATGGAACGTATACTACAGGATGGTTTGGGGGTACAGGAGGAGGTTCGGGTCCTTGGGAAAATGTTGGAAGTTTATGGACTTTTGCTACAAATTCATCAAAGACTTACGGACCAAATGCCACAGGTATAAATAATAATGCATATCAAGTTGTTGAATAA
- a CDS encoding ISNCY-like element ISCsa7 family transposase yields the protein MTNFIKTQKQKFLKILMTIEKVIKALGLKIKSSRRGRPKKFKLSHIIACFVYKVKNKINSFRELEYKINEDEEFKKAIGIEKSPDHTYFSKWAKVIEEEYIEGIARILVREIDPQTKVCAIDSTPLRSSRGDKEAEVGVCVSLGFYNGYKLHVLATVESEVIPIVWWLTCANIHDSKVVELLYEAKIFGPEVILADAGYDCAKWFEVSDRLGMKFVAAVNKRNSKDFSNVKNILRIKNMEFLRSEEGQKLYKQRTKIERLFGKLKGEYNLEQVRLRGFRTYKKHVDWIMITYLIEVYIQKIENCKFSFKYTWNNL from the coding sequence ATGACTAATTTTATTAAAACACAAAAACAAAAATTTTTAAAGATACTTATGACAATTGAGAAAGTAATAAAAGCCTTGGGATTAAAGATAAAAAGTAGCAGGAGAGGAAGACCGAAGAAATTTAAGCTAAGCCATATAATAGCTTGTTTTGTTTACAAAGTCAAAAACAAGATAAACAGTTTCAGGGAATTAGAATACAAGATAAATGAAGATGAAGAATTTAAAAAGGCTATAGGGATAGAAAAGAGCCCCGATCATACATATTTTTCGAAATGGGCAAAAGTAATTGAAGAAGAATATATAGAAGGGATAGCAAGAATTTTAGTGAGAGAAATAGATCCGCAGACAAAAGTTTGTGCTATAGATTCTACACCTTTGAGAAGCTCGAGGGGTGACAAAGAGGCAGAAGTAGGAGTATGTGTTAGTTTAGGTTTTTACAATGGGTATAAATTACATGTGTTAGCAACAGTTGAAAGCGAGGTTATACCTATAGTATGGTGGTTGACATGTGCAAATATCCATGACAGTAAAGTAGTAGAACTTTTGTATGAAGCTAAGATATTTGGACCTGAAGTGATATTGGCAGATGCAGGTTATGATTGTGCGAAATGGTTTGAGGTGTCAGATAGACTTGGGATGAAGTTTGTAGCGGCGGTAAATAAGAGAAATAGTAAGGATTTCAGTAATGTAAAAAATATTTTGAGGATAAAAAATATGGAATTTTTAAGAAGCGAAGAAGGACAAAAGTTATATAAGCAGAGGACAAAAATAGAAAGATTATTTGGTAAGTTAAAAGGAGAATACAATTTAGAACAAGTAAGGTTAAGAGGTTTTAGAACATATAAGAAGCATGTAGACTGGATTATGATTACTTATTTGATAGAGGTCTATATTCAAAAAATTGAAAACTGTAAATTTTCTTTTAAATACACGTGGAATAATTTATAG